CGATTCCTACTGTATTTTGATGTACTTCACCCTGACTTGGTGGATTCTTATGTCAGCTTGTTTTTTGTGTTGTTCTTATAACCAGTGTCCTGATACAAACTACCTATTTATGGGAGATTATGTGGACCGTGGTTACTATTCTGTTGAAACTGTATCGGTAGGACTACTAACCAGCACAATTTTCTTTAGTAATTATTTATATAGCTATCGTgctaagttttttttttgaaattaaacaGCTTCTGGTAGCTTTGAAAGTTCGTTATCCGCATCGGCTTACAATTCTTAGAGGAAACCACGAGAGCCGGCAGGTAGCTTTTTATAAGAAACAAACTATGTGTATTCACATTCAGTGATCACTATTGAACACTGAACTGCAACCATTCTGCAGATCACTCAAGTTTATGGATTTTATGATGAGTGCCTACGGAAGTAAGTAACATTCATCCTATGCTTATTTTAAGTGATGAAAGCAGCGCAATGGTTTTTGTACATAAGGATTGATAGATGTAATTTACATAACATGGCAAAGAATCCATATTTAGCACTTTACTGTTAAAAACCAAACCACTATACTTTGCTGCTTTTGTTATACTGTTACAATTAAGATCTTAACTACAGTAGTAAGATATGCATATTTTGCATGGCAAATGAATGGGATGCCTTGTGCTTCTTGAGGCGGTTGAGGCCTAATGTAACAAGATGGTATAGATTTAAGGGCCTGTTTCGTTGGTGACTAATTTTGTCACACTTGCCTTACCTTAGGTGCTCAAATtcttagccacactttggcttgcctaaggcaATCTTGCCACGCTGTATGTGTGTGACATGTGGGGCTTATTTCTCACAAAAAGaatcttgccttaggtgtggctagaaccaaacacccaactaacttggtcaaacttgcctagatgtggcaaggtgtggccaggaaccaaacaacccctaagaTGCCCACTTGTAAATTGTTACAATTAACAAAAGCTCTCACAACACTTTATGATTTTGAAAGGCCATGCCCAAAGATAATAGGCGTTTTCTTAAAATAGCATTGCGAAGAATTCAGTTAGGTTCTTTATTGTCAAATGACCAAAATGCTGTTACTGCTTGTGTTATTAACTTAGTATTAAGATCTAATATAGTAATATATGCACATGCATGGAAAATGAATTATGCATTGGCTTCTGTTGAGACGACGGGGCCTAATTTtaccaaatgcaacaaaactgtATGGATTTTAAGATGACCATATGCTCTGATTTCAAGCCTGTCAACCCAGCATTGGTATTCAAGCCGCCCGGTTGGGTGCATACTTCTGATTTTAGTTTAAAGTACTGTCTGATGTCCTATATTAAGGATAGCCATTTCATAGAAGCTGGTGaacatatgacacacatcatcgtTTGGTTCTTCTCCAAATAGCCATTCAAGCTTTTTCATTGAGGTCATACCATGCTGAACTGCTCATGTTCCGCATTGTTGTTGTTGTGATCTGGCTTGGCAATTGTTGTATAAAGCTTATCGGCTTATGACGTCAATGTATCAATGAGTTGGTTGGTGTGTAGTTCATAGGCACTTTGCAGCAATTGGATCGTACTCACATCCGAACTATTTAACCTTTTTGTTGCAGGTATGGGAGTGCTAATGTATGGAAAACCTTCACGGATCTTTTTGACTATTTACCGTTGACAGCATTGGTTGGTATCAGTTCAATTTTATTTTGTCTGCTCTTATATCAAGTTTATTTTCATTTTGTCCCCATTTACTTGTTTGTTCTGTTGTAGTTATATCAAAGGCTTTGTCTGTTTGGGCATGATTTGCATATTTATTATCTGTAGTGCTATAGTTTCAGTGGTTTATCAAATAAATTTTCTGCAACCTGGTTTTGTGTGAGGTCCACTGAAATAATTCCAGAGTGTAGTTGATGTTTATTTCTTTTAAGAATGAATAGTTTCTGGTTTTACTTCATCACAATCATGACCATGGTTTTCATTGCAAATAAAGTTGACATTTGTCATTCTTGTAATATGTTAATCACTAGCCAAGTTTGTATAAGATAGGGAACACATAGGATGCAGTGTGTATGGTGGAATGAAAACTACTTATTTCTATTTTTGGGATGCCCAGCCTTTAAAATTTAAGCTTGGTTACCGTAGCTTAGAAATCTTGCCAATGTGTTGTCATCCATCATGCATTGCTTTCTTAGGGAATTCAACTTTGGGGGGAACTAAACTAATCTATGTAGTGATGTTTCTTACAGCATTCCTCCTGTTAAAGTTAGTCTGTGTTTGTACTGTATGATTGTATCTGTTCATTAGAATGAGGTTTTGGTTTGTTAACAGTTGATAAAATCATGCAATTTTCGGTTCTGGAGTTAATGATTGAAAAGCATGCTCATTTTGTTGGTCTTGCTGAGATTTTGGATTGATGAGCATACAAATACTGTTTCAATTTCTTGATTTTTGTTTTGCTCTTTGCTAAATTCAACATCTTGTATTGCTATTGCTAGGTTGAGTCGGAAATATTTTGCCTGCATGGTGGACTATCACCATCCATCGAGACACTTGATAATGTCCGTAGCTTTGACCGTATCCAAGAAgtccctcacgaggggccaatGTGTGACCTTCTATGGTCTGATCCTGATGATCGATGTGGTTGGGGCATTTCACCGCGTGGTGCCGGATACACATTTGGCCAGGTTTAGCTTATTATACATTATTTATATCCGCTCTTTTGTTTCCTTTGCTTGAGCTGATGTAtggcctttttttttcttccttcttccaggATATTTCAGAACAGTTTAACCATACCAATAGCCTTAAGCTAATAGCAAGAGCTCATCAGTTAGTTATGGAGGGATTCAACTGGGCACATGTACATCTCATTCTCAGCTATGCTTTCAACTGTGACCTGTTTTGCTTTCAGATTTCCTAATGCCTTTCTTGACTGAAACAGGAGCAAAAGGTTGTGACAATATTTAGTGCACCTAACTACTGTTACCGGTGCGGTAACATGGCCTCGATCTTGGAGGTGGATGACTGCAGGGAGCATACTTTCATCCAGGTAATTCGATTCTCTGTCCATCGCTCAGTTCTCTTGCTGTCACCCTGTGATCTGTCCGTATTCTTGACATGGCGTCACGCTTTTGTGATCTTGTGCACTTGCAGTTTGAGCCTGCCCCAAGGAGAGGGGAGCCTGACGTGACCCGAAGGACGCCCGACTATTTCTTGTAAATGTAGCCTAGGCCAttcgtttttgtttttattttacggTATAGCTTAGGTTATTCCGACAGCAAACAAAAAAAAAAGCGCGTGATAGCTAGATGCGCCGTGTTGTCGTGCGGTCATAATTTTTTGTTGTTCTGGGTCTCGCTCCGTTTTGATTCACTCCTTTTGTTGTAATCTGTCTGCTCATGCTGGGCTCAGGGGTGTGAATGTGATGGATGATGCTGGTAAATCAAAGGCCTCGCGTGGTAGTAATTTTGTTGGCTCTCAAGTTGGCTGTGTAGTGTAACATGAGACGATGGGCATTGTAATAACTTGTGCAGCAGTTGTGGTTAACATTGTGAACAAATTAAACAAGTTTCGATCTCATAGCAGGGAAGCTAGGATCAATCTCATCGAACCGGCATGGATTTCGTCAGCTTGTACAGATTGAAGCCTGTTGTGAAATAGCATGTATTTGAAGCCTTGTTACAGATCTGTCGTTGGTTTCTTCTCTATTAATTTGAAGCCTGTGCATCATCCGCCGGCCGGTCGTCTTATCCggaacgacgccgccgccgccatggtccCTGGCTGGCCTTTGATGCCGTCGGtaccggcgacgacgacgactagCGAGGATATACTGTAGTACTAGTATGTAGGACCAGCACAGGCAAGGCAGGGAATGCGCCCTGTGGCGCAGTGCGGGGCGCCTCGGTCCATCACCTCCCCCTGACGAGACCCTGTGACCGTGAGTGACGATGCGGATCGACAAGCCTTGCGAACCAACGATGTCGACCATGCCACCATTCCATTCACAGGGAAGACACTGACAGCGCAAAGTGTTACGAGCACAGTTACCACAGAGAATACAAAGCCGATGAGAACCTTCAACGAACGTCCCTCTCGCACAGAGGGTTCTGATCTACGATGAGAATATATCAGTGGATTGTTGGAGCGCAAAACTATCCATCGATCTACAGTGGAGTTCTATTTCATCCAACGGGGACGGGCATGGGCTCAACCTCCAGTACCACTGTAGCTTATCCCTTTGGGCCACTATGGAAACCATGTCACTTGATAAGATCATCTGCACTTTGAGACTGTACTTTTACTCCTGGCCGTTCTTCTATCATCGAAAGACATGCAGCATTGGTGGTGCTCGCCATTCCCCTGACAGGTGGAACCATGGTTTCCACAAGCGCCAAGATTCTCTGCCTCCAGCGGCTCCGGTAAAAAGGCCACCCCTTTCCACCGCGATCAGCAAAGGCTACAAGCTGCACCACTCTCCTCTTCTCTCCCGGCCGGCGCCGCGTCATCGTTGGCAAAGGGCGGGCCAGGAATCCGCACAACTAATTAAATCCGCCGTACATGTGCACTGTGCCCGTGCCCAGCTGCTTTCTGCACACCACATTCAGTAGCGTCGTCGTTTGTTAATTGATGGAGTAATTaactagtactagtactggtagatGGCAGTGTCGCCCTCGCTAGCTAACCAATAGGCTCGACA
This window of the Triticum aestivum cultivar Chinese Spring chromosome 5D, IWGSC CS RefSeq v2.1, whole genome shotgun sequence genome carries:
- the LOC123121968 gene encoding serine/threonine-protein phosphatase PP2A-2 catalytic subunit, which translates into the protein MGNPRGGLDEQIEQLLQCKPLVEPELKALCEKAKEILMEESNVQPVRSPVTICGDIHGQFHDLAELFRIGGKCPDTNYLFMGDYVDRGYYSVETVSLLVALKVRYPHRLTILRGNHESRQITQVYGFYDECLRKYGSANVWKTFTDLFDYLPLTALVESEIFCLHGGLSPSIETLDNVRSFDRIQEVPHEGPMCDLLWSDPDDRCGWGISPRGAGYTFGQDISEQFNHTNSLKLIARAHQLVMEGFNWAHEQKVVTIFSAPNYCYRCGNMASILEVDDCREHTFIQFEPAPRRGEPDVTRRTPDYFL